The following are encoded in a window of Callithrix jacchus isolate 240 chromosome 9, calJac240_pri, whole genome shotgun sequence genomic DNA:
- the NCKAP5L gene encoding nck-associated protein 5-like isoform X1, which produces MSEAMDQPGANPGNPRPGEGGDGSMKPGTCQELLHRLRELEAENSALAQANENQRETYERCLDEVANHVVQALLNQKDLREECIKLKKRVFDLERQNQMLSALFQQKLQLTTGSLPQVQAIPLPQPPEHLGLQIPLTPLQPPSEPPASPSLSSTEVPAAPLPVGHCAGQREVCWEQQLRPGGPGPPATPPPALDALSPFLRKKAQILEVLKALEETDPLLLCSPATPWRPPGQCPGSPEPINGELCGPPQPEPSPWAPCLLLGPGSLGGLLHWERLLGGPGGEEGTGRPWGPSRGPPQAQGTNSGQNCAPGSSSSSSSDEAGDPNEAPSPDTLLGALARRQLNLGQLLEDTECYLQAFLAGAAGPLNGDRPGPGQPSSPDQGPPQLSKSKGLPKSAWGGDTPEAHTPGFGATSEGQGPLPFLSMLMGAGDAPLGSRPGHPHSSSQVKSKLQIGPSSPGEAQGPLLPSPARGLKFLKLPPASEKIPSPGGPQLSPQLPRNSRIPCRNSGSDGSPSPLLARRGLGGGELSPEGVQGLPTSPSPCSTTPDSAQLRPPQSALSTTLSPGPVVSPCYENILDLSRSTFRGPSPEPPPSPLQVPTYPQLTLEVPQAPEILRSPGVPPSPCLPESYPYGSPQEKSLDKTGLESPHPGRRTPGNPSKKPSQGSGRRPGDPGSTPLRDRLAALGKLKTGPEGALGPEKNGVPARPGTEKARGPGRLGESAGDMVSPIHRSPEQLEAKGSIRGAVASGTNSLKQQEPGLMGDPGVRVYSSHSMGARVDLEPVSPRSCLTKVELAKSRLAGALCPQVPRTPAKVPTSAPSLGKPNKSPHSSPTKLPSKSPTKVVPRPGAPPVTKESPKPDKGKGSPWADCGGTTAQPTPTVPGPTDPSQGPDGLAPHSAIEEKVMKGIEENVLRLQGQERAPSTEVKHRNTSSIASWFGLKKSKLPALNRRTEATKSKEVSGGGSPLRREVKMEARKLETESLNISKLMAKAEDLRRALEEEKAYLSSRARPRPGGPAPGPSTGLGQVQGQLAGMYQGADTFMQQLLNRVDGKELPPKSWREPKPEYGGFQPVSSDPKSSWPACGPRNGLVGPLQGCGKPGKPSSEPGRREEMPSEDSLAEPVPTSHFTACGSLTRTLDSGIGTFPPPDHGSIGTPSKNLPKTKPPRLEPPPGVPPARPPPLTKVPRRAHTLEREVPGIEELLIPVKTQVPPLLSSWPRTGPSPIPGQPAAPRTLSCAHPDSWRGCPGPPWPCPWTGSGARSPAAHPLCPRVQHSGVAEPPALRTWVRKAEWPVGAPQGWRPLSLSATRSMTPSPPVGVRAEGLCHAMAPAGVGDHKLDRLSSCPAPGARGPYLKEPRRQVDKKVKRGSLAHPTAHCYCG; this is translated from the exons GACCTTCGAGAGGAGTGCATCAAACTGAAGAAGAGGGTGTTTGACCTGGAACGGCAGAACCAGATGCTGAGTGCCCTGTTTCAGCAGAAACTCCAGCTCACCACCGGCTCACTCCCTCAG gttcaagcaattcccctgcctcagcctccagagcacctgggactacag ATCCCACTCACCCCACTCCAGCCGCCATCAGAGCCACCAGCCTCCCCCTCCCTGAGCTCCACTGAGGTACCGGCCGCCCCACTGCCTGTGGGCCACTGTGCTGGGCAGAGAGAG GTATGTTGGGAGCAGCAGCTGAGGCCAGGAGGCCCAGGCCCCccagccaccccacccccagcactgGATGCCCTATCCCCATTTCTTCGGAAGAAGGCCCAGATTCTGGAGGTGCTGAAAGCCCTGGAAGAGACTGACCCCTTGCTTCTGTGCTCACCTGCCACCCCCTGGCGGCCTCCAGGCCAGTGTCCTGGCTCCCCAGAGCCCATTAACGGCGAGCTGTGTGGCCCCCCTCAGCCTGAACCCTCGCCCTGGGCACCCTGCCTGCTTCTAGGCCCTGGCAGCCTGGGAGGCCTGCTGCACTGGGAGCGCCTCTTGGGGGGCCCAGGAGGGGAAGAGGGTACTGGGCGGCCCTGGGGTCCTAGCAGGGGACCTCCCCAGGCCCAGGGCACCAACTCTGGCCAAAATTGTGCCCCAGgcagcagctcctcctcctcttctgatGAGGCAGGTGATCCCAACGAGGCACCCAGCCCCGACACCCTGCTCGGTGCCCTGGCCCGCAGACAGCTGAATCTGGGCCAGCTCCTTGAGGACACAGAGTGTTACCTACAGGCCTTcctggctggggctgcaggcccACTCAACGGGGATCGCCCAGGTCCTGGGCAGCCATCTTCCCCAGACCAGGGGCCCCCACAGCTATCCAAGTCCAAAGGCCTCCCTAAGTCAGCTTGGGGTGGGGATACCCCAGAGGCCCACACGCCAGGCTTTGGTGCTACCTCAGAGGGCCAGGGGCCCCTCCCCTTTCTTAGTATGCTCATGGGTGCTGGGGATGCCCCACTGGGCTCTCGGCCTGGCCACCCCCATTCCTCATCTCAGGTGAAAAGCAAGCTCCAAATTGGCCCCTCTTCTCCTGGGGAAGCCCAGGGACCCCTTCTGCCCTCTCCAGCCAGGGGTCTGAAGTTTCTAAAGCTGCCTCCAGCCTCGGAGAAGATTCCCAGCCCAGGTGGCCCTCAGCTCAGTCCCCAGCTCCCCCGGAACTCACGCATCCCTTGTCGGAACAGTGGCTCAGATGGCAGCCCCTCCCCATTGCTAGCCCGAAGGGGTCTGGGTGGAGGAGAGCTGTCCCCAGAGGGGGTGCAGGGCCTGCCCACCAGCCCTTCACCCTGCTCCACAACCCCAGACTCTGCACAGCTCAGACCCCCACAGTCAGCCTTGTCCACCACGCTGTCCCCAGGCCCAGTGGTGTCTCCCTGCTATGAGAACATCCTGGACCTTTCTCGGAGCACCTTTAGGGGGCCTTCCCCAGAGCCACCTCCATCCCCACTGCAGGTGCCCACCTACCCACAGCTAACTCTGGAGGTGCCACAGGCCCCCGAAATCCTCAGAAGCCCTGGAGTCCCCCCAAGCCCTTGCCTCCCTGAATCGTACCCCTATGGGAGCCCCCAGGAGAAGAGTTTGGACAAGACAGGCTTGGAGTCTCCCCATCCTGGCCGCAGGACCCCAGGCAACCCATCCAAGAAGCCCAGCCAGGGATCAGGACGGCGACCTGGGGATCCTGGCAGCACACCTCTGCGGGACAGACTGGCAGCCCTGGGGAAGCTGAAGACGGGCCCTGAGGGGGCCCTGGGCCCAGAGAAGAATGGGGTGCCAGCCAGGCCTGGCACCGAAAAGGCCCGGGGACCAGGGAGGTTGGGGGAGAGTGCTGGAGACATGGTGTCCCCCATCCACAGGTCCCCGGAGCAACTAGAAGCTAAGGGGAGCATACGGGGGGCAGTGGCTTCGGGCACAAACAGTCTGAAGCAGCAGGAACCTGGACTCATGGGGGATCCCGGGGTCCGAGTCTACTCCTCCCACTCCATGGGGGCCCGGGTGGACCTGGAGCCTGTCTCACCAAGGAGCTGCCTCACCAAAGTGGAGCTGGCCAAGAGCCGGCTGGCAGGGGCCCTGTGCCCCCAGGTACCCCGTACCCCTGCCAAAGTGCCAACCTCAGCCCCAAGCCTGGGCAAGCCCAATAAGAGCCCTCACAGCAGCCCCACCAAACTCCCTTCCAAGTCACCCACCAAGGTGGTACCTCGGCCTGGGGCTCCCCCTGTCACCAAGGAGTCCCCCAAGCCTGACAAAGGGAAGGGCTCTCCCTGGGCAGACTGTGGTGGTaccacagcccagcccacaccCACAGTACCTGGTCCCACTGACCCAAGCCAGGGCCCTGACGGGCTGGCCCCACACTCAGCCATTGAGGAGAAGGTGATGAAGGGCATTGAGGAGAATGTGCTGCGGCTCCAGGGCCAGGAGCGGGCCCCCAGCACTGAGGTCAAGCACCGCAACACCAGCAGCATCGCCAGCTGGTTCGGCCTTAAGAAGAGCAAGCTGCCAGCACTGAACCGCCGCACAGAGGCCACCAAGAGCAAGGAGGTGTCTGGCGGGGGCTCCCCACTCCGGAGGGAAGTCAAGATGGAAGCCCGGAAGCTGGAGACTGAGAGCCTCAACATCTCCAAGCTGATGGCCAAGGCGGAAGACCTGCGTCGGGCACTGGAAGAGGAGAAGGCCTACCTAAGCAGCAGGGCCCGGCCACGGCCTGGGGGCCCGGCCCCAGGGCCCAGCACTGGGCTGGGGCAGGTGCAGGGCCAGCTGGCCGGCATGTACCAGGGCGCAGACACCTTCATGCAGCAGCTGCTTAACAG GGTGGATGGCAAGGAGCTGCCACCCAAAAGCTGGCGGGAGCCCAAGCCTGAGTACGGAGGTTTCCAGCCAGTGTCTTCTGACCCCAAGAGCTCCTGGCCAGCCTGTGGGCCCCGGAATGGCCTGGTGGGCCCTCTTCAGGGCTGCGGAAAACCTGGAAAG CCAAGCAGTGAGCCAGGGAGGCGGGAAGAGATGCCCTCAGAGGACAGCCTGGCCGAGCCAGTGCCCACCTCACACTTCACAG cctgtgGCTCCTTGACTCGAACCTTGGACAGTGGCATTGGGACCTTCCCACCCCCAGACCATGGTAGCATTGGGACCCCCAGCAAGAATCTTCCTAAGACCAAGCCGCCGCGGCTGGAGCCCCCACCGGGGGTACCCCCAGCTCGGCCCCCACCCCTTACCAAAGTCCCCCGCCGTGCCCACACACTGGAGCGGGAGGTGCCAGGCATAGAGGAGCTGCTG ATCCCTGTGAAGACACAGGTCCCACCCCTCCTGTCCAGCTGGCCAAGAACTGGACCTTCCCCAATACCAGGGCAGCCGGCAGCTCCTCGGACCCTTTCCTGTGCCCACCCCGACAGTTGGAggggctgcccaggacccccatg GCCCTGCCCGTGGACAGGAAGCGGAGCCAGGAGCCCAGCCGCCCACCCCCTATGCCCCAGGGTCCAGCATTCGGGGGTAGCCGAACCCCCAGCACTTCGGACATGGGTGAGGAAGGCAGAGTGGCCAGTGGGGGCCCCCCAGGGCTGGAGACCTCTGAGTCTCTCAGCGACTCGCTCTATGACTCCCTCTCCTCCTGTGGGAGTCAGGGCTGAGGGGCTGTGCCACGCCATGGCCCCCGCTGGAGTTGGGGACCACAAACTGGACCGGCTGTCTTCGTGCCCAGCCCCTGGAGCCAGGGGCCCCTACCTGAAGGAACCAAGGAGACAGGTGGATAAGAAGGTGAAAAGGGGGTCCCTGGCACACCCCACCGCCCACTGCTACTGTGGATGA